A window of Spartinivicinus poritis contains these coding sequences:
- a CDS encoding OmpA/MotB family protein — protein sequence MSELDLSLDSQDDSESKTAFYISFSDLMVMLGVFFVMLLSISQVDVGSFEKVKTSVTGNTAGTLVELSNNLAKIVEDDPDVSGVSVRMAKDGIRLVLDTKALFQTGSANLKPQALDSLEPILLSILATKYTIDVEGHTDDAPLHRYYRMNNEYLLETNWSLSGRRASSVIHFLLQFGFTEKRLRLVGYASTRPINSFNGKKGAALEAARANNRRVSLLVK from the coding sequence ATGTCTGAGTTAGATCTTAGCCTTGACTCACAAGATGATAGTGAAAGTAAAACAGCTTTCTATATTAGTTTCAGTGACCTGATGGTTATGTTGGGTGTATTTTTCGTTATGCTGCTTTCAATAAGCCAAGTGGATGTTGGATCATTTGAAAAAGTTAAAACAAGTGTCACTGGTAATACTGCAGGAACCTTAGTGGAGCTAAGCAATAACTTAGCCAAAATTGTTGAAGATGATCCTGATGTATCTGGTGTATCTGTAAGAATGGCTAAAGATGGTATACGCTTGGTTTTGGATACTAAAGCATTATTTCAAACTGGAAGTGCAAATTTAAAGCCTCAGGCATTGGATTCTTTAGAGCCAATCCTATTAAGTATATTAGCCACAAAATATACGATTGATGTAGAAGGCCATACTGATGATGCGCCTTTGCATCGTTACTATAGAATGAATAATGAGTATTTGCTTGAGACAAACTGGTCTTTGAGTGGTCGCAGAGCCAGTAGTGTTATTCACTTCTTGCTTCAATTTGGCTTTACTGAAAAACGCTTAAGACTAGTAGGGTATGCGAGTACCCGCCCAATAAATAGTTTTAATGGTAAAAAAGGAGCAGCCCTGGAAGCTGCTAGAGCGAATAATCGTCGAGTATCACTACTTGTTAAATAA
- the proW gene encoding glycine betaine/L-proline ABC transporter permease ProW has protein sequence MSDCNLLDPFQCLSIPLGEWVEAALNYLVDNFRGFFRGIRWPIDQVLNGIESMLLSIPPLISIIIASLVGWQLAGKKMGAFCGITLFLLGLIGVWSESMTTLSLVLTAVFFCTLFGVPLGILCARNDRVERIIRPILDAMQTLPAFVYLVPVVMLFGIGNVPGVLVTIIFALPPLVRLTNLGIRQVPADKVEAAQAFGCTPRQMLFKVQLPLATPTIMAGMNQTLMLSLSMVVIASMISVGGLGQMVLRGIGRLDMGLATVGGAGLVLLAIFLDRLTQAIGERSEANNTLHWYETGPIGCLVYFYRNKLRNSYGNKFSNSPNQ, from the coding sequence ATGTCAGACTGTAATTTATTAGATCCCTTTCAGTGCCTCAGTATTCCCTTGGGAGAATGGGTTGAAGCAGCCCTTAACTATCTGGTCGATAATTTTCGTGGTTTTTTTCGCGGTATTCGTTGGCCTATTGATCAAGTATTAAATGGCATTGAATCAATGCTATTATCCATTCCACCCTTAATTAGCATTATTATTGCCTCGCTGGTTGGCTGGCAGTTAGCAGGCAAAAAAATGGGGGCTTTTTGTGGTATTACCCTGTTTTTATTAGGCCTGATTGGTGTCTGGTCTGAGTCTATGACCACCTTATCCCTGGTATTAACTGCCGTATTTTTCTGTACATTATTTGGCGTACCCTTGGGAATACTCTGTGCCCGTAATGATCGAGTGGAACGTATTATTCGTCCAATACTTGATGCAATGCAAACCTTGCCCGCTTTTGTCTATCTGGTACCTGTTGTAATGCTGTTTGGCATTGGCAACGTACCTGGAGTATTAGTCACTATTATTTTCGCTTTACCACCGCTGGTACGCCTAACCAATTTAGGTATACGCCAAGTGCCGGCAGATAAAGTGGAAGCCGCTCAGGCGTTTGGCTGCACACCTCGTCAAATGCTATTTAAAGTGCAATTACCATTAGCCACGCCCACCATTATGGCTGGCATGAACCAAACCTTAATGCTGTCGTTATCCATGGTCGTGATAGCTTCAATGATATCTGTAGGTGGTTTGGGCCAAATGGTGCTGAGAGGTATCGGTCGGCTGGACATGGGTTTAGCCACTGTAGGAGGAGCTGGCTTAGTGTTACTGGCAATTTTTCTTGATCGGTTAACCCAGGCTATTGGAGAGCGGTCCGAAGCCAATAACACCCTGCACTGGTATGAAACTGGCCCCATTGGCTGCCTGGTTTACTTTTATCGTAACAAACTCAGGAACAGCTATGGCAACAAGTTCAGTAACAGTCCTAACCAATAA
- the proX gene encoding glycine betaine/L-proline ABC transporter substrate-binding protein ProX, with translation MQFPITKLSFNTLSFLKQFTKATIKITAITVLFTLPLTTSHAAEQPGEGKSVTPIFPNIAEERFRGEIVIAGLEELGYEVEKPKETEYAALMLALAYGDADFSVHLWDILHDNFYQKAGGDRRLVKAGTTIPSVLQGYLIDKKTANKYNIHSLADFKKPEVAKLFDTNGDGKADLTGCNPGWGCEQVIDHHIKAYQLNKTVSHNRGSYFALMADTIARYKQGKPVLYYSWMPQWISGVLVPGKDVEWLDVPFTSLPGKNNDVNTQFQGKNLGFAVDKVMAVMGKDFAAENPAAKTFISLVQISANDESAQNLKMQNGEKSVADIKRHAKEWITLNQTTFDSWLKQARSAAK, from the coding sequence ATGCAGTTTCCAATTACCAAGCTATCTTTTAACACTCTATCATTTTTAAAACAATTCACTAAAGCAACCATAAAAATTACGGCAATCACCGTATTATTTACCCTGCCATTAACTACCTCTCATGCAGCTGAGCAACCAGGTGAAGGTAAATCAGTTACTCCCATCTTTCCCAATATTGCTGAAGAGCGTTTTCGTGGTGAAATTGTTATAGCAGGGTTAGAAGAGCTAGGTTATGAAGTGGAAAAACCCAAAGAAACAGAATATGCAGCACTAATGCTGGCTCTTGCTTACGGTGATGCGGATTTTAGTGTACACCTGTGGGATATTTTACACGACAATTTCTACCAAAAAGCAGGCGGCGACAGAAGGCTGGTAAAAGCCGGTACTACTATCCCTAGCGTATTGCAGGGCTATTTAATTGATAAAAAAACTGCGAATAAATACAATATACACTCATTGGCTGACTTTAAAAAACCTGAAGTAGCCAAACTGTTTGATACCAATGGTGATGGCAAAGCTGACCTGACTGGTTGTAATCCTGGCTGGGGTTGTGAGCAGGTGATTGACCATCATATCAAGGCTTATCAATTAAACAAAACGGTCAGCCATAACCGGGGATCTTATTTCGCCTTAATGGCCGATACTATCGCTCGCTATAAACAGGGTAAACCGGTTTTGTATTACAGCTGGATGCCACAGTGGATTTCAGGGGTATTAGTCCCTGGAAAAGATGTGGAGTGGCTAGATGTACCTTTTACCAGTCTGCCAGGTAAAAATAATGACGTTAATACCCAATTTCAGGGCAAAAACCTAGGCTTTGCTGTGGATAAAGTCATGGCTGTTATGGGCAAAGATTTCGCTGCTGAAAACCCAGCCGCAAAAACGTTTATATCCCTAGTACAAATTTCTGCTAACGATGAAAGTGCTCAAAACTTAAAAATGCAAAATGGCGAAAAATCAGTTGCTGATATTAAACGCCATGCGAAAGAATGGATCACCCTCAACCAAACAACGTTTGATAGTTGGTTAAAGCAAGCACGCTCGGCAGCAAAATAA
- a CDS encoding MotA/TolQ/ExbB proton channel family protein, producing the protein MEGLNLKKYLHTTSKKFDPFALIIGLGGFAAVGYALGLKEDINTFLDLRSLLIVICGTFASILFQFDFRSCASSLKLVLSSFFGTPGRKITNTLIELDRTIIANGKLTELREGESINGELLNDIIYMHKQGLFFEEIDEFVTSRIRDQILKRKVSVDILRRAAIIAPALGLFGTVIGLIGVLRSLNDPSEIGPSMSLALMTTAYGAGLGSIVFTPLSGRLEHHNSIYLAAHEQLLNKIGILIKREENSIDAQFLANTGPNEDAEYQSEFESHDEVYSEESDPK; encoded by the coding sequence ATGGAAGGACTTAACTTAAAAAAGTATTTACACACCACAAGTAAAAAATTTGACCCTTTTGCTTTAATTATTGGTTTGGGTGGATTTGCTGCTGTGGGCTATGCCCTAGGCCTGAAAGAAGATATTAATACTTTTTTAGACCTAAGGTCTTTACTGATTGTAATTTGCGGTACTTTTGCTAGTATTTTATTTCAATTTGACTTCAGGTCTTGTGCATCTAGTCTAAAGTTGGTGCTTAGTTCTTTTTTTGGTACACCGGGAAGAAAAATTACCAATACACTTATTGAACTTGATCGAACAATTATAGCAAATGGTAAATTAACTGAGCTGCGTGAGGGTGAAAGCATCAATGGAGAGCTTTTAAATGACATTATATATATGCATAAACAAGGGCTCTTTTTTGAAGAGATCGATGAGTTTGTTACTTCAAGAATTCGAGATCAAATTTTAAAACGCAAAGTTTCTGTTGATATTCTTCGCAGGGCAGCCATTATTGCTCCTGCACTAGGCCTTTTTGGAACCGTTATTGGTTTGATAGGTGTGTTAAGGTCTCTTAATGATCCAAGCGAGATAGGCCCATCAATGTCATTAGCATTAATGACGACAGCTTATGGGGCTGGCTTAGGTTCTATTGTATTTACCCCACTATCTGGACGACTAGAGCATCATAATAGTATTTATTTAGCTGCACATGAACAGCTTTTAAATAAAATTGGTATTTTAATTAAGCGCGAAGAAAATAGTATTGACGCTCAATTTTTAGCGAATACAGGGCCAAACGAAGACGCAGAATATCAATCAGAGTTTGAATCACATGATGAAGTTTACTCTGAAGAGAGTGATCCTAAATGA
- the proV gene encoding glycine betaine/L-proline ABC transporter ATP-binding protein ProV — translation MADSSEILSINNIFKVYGNKPAVAMEMLKNGADKDDVFLSTGQTVGVFDASFTVNKGEIFVIMGLSGSGKSTLVRLLNRLIEPTSGTINLNGRDITQLSAKELLEVRRKEMSMVFQSFALMPHMTVLENAAFGLDISGIPTKEKNARAAAALEQVSLAEYQTSYPHQLSGGMQQRVGLARALANDPTILLMDEAFSALDPLIRTEMQDELIRLQREQERTVVFISHDLDEAIRIGDRIAIMEGGQVVQTGTPEAMLRNPANEYVASFFNGVDVSKVLKAGDIAETDPRSIIKLNGQIHPHHACDSIRFGYLINERNKLQGVIPTSALKPTPTDFEKLYQHRMDNHLTVYTDTPLKDMFNTVADAPYPVPVIDQHGTFYGTISKQQLLQTLSKQ, via the coding sequence ATGGCGGATTCCAGCGAAATACTCTCGATTAATAATATCTTCAAGGTATACGGCAATAAGCCTGCTGTTGCCATGGAAATGCTGAAGAATGGCGCAGATAAAGACGACGTTTTTTTATCAACTGGGCAAACTGTCGGTGTTTTTGATGCCAGCTTCACTGTTAATAAAGGCGAAATATTTGTCATTATGGGGTTGTCTGGCTCCGGCAAATCTACGTTAGTACGCTTACTTAACCGACTGATAGAACCTACCTCTGGCACCATTAACCTCAATGGACGAGATATCACCCAACTGTCAGCTAAAGAATTACTGGAGGTGCGCCGCAAAGAAATGAGTATGGTTTTTCAATCATTTGCGCTGATGCCCCACATGACGGTGTTAGAAAATGCGGCTTTTGGTCTTGATATATCCGGTATTCCAACAAAAGAAAAAAATGCCCGTGCGGCGGCAGCACTAGAACAAGTCAGCTTGGCGGAATATCAAACCAGCTATCCCCATCAACTGTCGGGAGGTATGCAGCAACGAGTTGGTCTAGCCCGTGCTTTAGCCAATGACCCCACCATCCTACTGATGGATGAGGCCTTCTCTGCCCTGGACCCACTCATTCGCACCGAAATGCAGGATGAGTTAATTCGCTTGCAGCGGGAACAGGAAAGAACAGTTGTATTTATCTCCCATGATCTCGACGAAGCCATTCGCATTGGTGATCGTATTGCCATTATGGAAGGGGGCCAGGTTGTCCAGACAGGTACACCGGAAGCCATGCTGCGCAACCCGGCTAATGAATATGTTGCCAGCTTTTTTAATGGCGTGGATGTATCCAAAGTATTAAAAGCAGGCGATATCGCTGAAACAGACCCAAGAAGTATTATTAAACTAAACGGTCAAATTCACCCCCATCATGCCTGTGACAGTATTCGCTTTGGCTACCTGATTAATGAGCGGAACAAACTTCAAGGCGTGATTCCTACCAGTGCATTAAAACCAACTCCTACTGATTTTGAAAAGCTATATCAGCATCGAATGGATAACCACTTGACGGTTTATACCGATACTCCGCTAAAAGACATGTTTAATACCGTGGCTGACGCGCCTTATCCTGTTCCAGTCATTGATCAACATGGCACTTTTTACGGGACAATATCAAAACAGCAACTGTTACAGACTTTAAGCAAACAATAA
- a CDS encoding AAA domain-containing protein, whose product MRFLTNKNIEQGVSAKYDRKNRFVVKRYKTKAGSFVYLLTNSSNNDRLAIPHYLMDRFRALLVKLHKKMESVAAQDIEIDEKLYFKDTEYYRFEYTANTLEHLTIVDLNSAGRFNIYREAVNTVVELLYDAGLDHPNGVFDRIIDYHKLFQFTFNEGSESITSGLSVRRNTLIEMGDYIPLEKDAQNHVISVTTDPTSFENGLTQKNSGIKKTADTKNLEFKRKLGERNTEENHTVDYDTLFGASSAKKAKRPVKNKARLPSVKITKTSCPLPLLAGDIKSHTAKVYKCELTSEDASSLRKGVLADRDAEHLLGFEIFTAIFKKNGKLKSFSFPLYYMNVKVEESGRFLHVYPPENGDVYLNHLSLSVFIENFSDSKKSEPLDSFFNTLLSQKIEIDKKLHNISIRRQLPYSEDVFRQTREILIGKRGENGKGGIIENLNIIGIECDLGSVVLYRAERNPSPLTRALDLDLKKIQRTAHEYPHRFYASLLGKFLNPELKTNNINVEEFCSTPLSPGTLTKSSKALIQNLNDHNFVLLEGPPGTGKTFTIRNLLIHCLNSNKKLLIVSDQQAAIHALNEKIQEYLVGKDVASVTAVKTMNLWKSAIKVIDEVPSSTDDLGLWINKLSKMLAMDLSREQDWPHDNPKILEDIRKLDAEYQEVKENIGRVLNKSFELVNRKSQIIPKNLHPSNHDDISDLTAFLTFIGSGDLSKANKSVSYRKHLALASKFIELRREMLNSNYASCYPDFEFRMESINELESVVSGHINILQLLIKEKPKTEDEFFNLFQTEVESYINSFLVDYWTKCFGAISTGSVTLKIQAVLKHPCISVWKSLLKQLLFHQDFITIVKSCENPDQVLRQFNQIHHFLDPNQVEVEHCLAFDICQYFLSGYREVSINYQLEQLTKIQQKRDMLIKEMCLLKLTSISKKAIANRQNSTNRATKIINLVESLKSCNTIDTGSGASILKELQEELWECFPIWICRKQAVPFLFPSKENMIDLVVVDEAGQCRVDDALPLLYRAKKLMVVGDDKQTVFNKNSIIDDYLFREAELEEHLRSIQARGVKGGGSNLFELVKSIKQGGVLLDEHYRCPPAIIAYSNEYVYNNDLKIMQWQLPSSTPSVVVDYGEKIATSNKKTTNWKYKGIEVEMVDRFFSYIVKTIKKIEKETKRTINVETDVAICYFLLKNEPYIKDNKSKLLVKLDRGRDVLDGAGAALQGKERDYIFYYWDISSSNLASFRQGDDPDKRKGELNVLMSRPKVRAYHYLHRNFETLNHGSTTITNYLWNTYRSQNKRSTKVRSNNNYIWTDSTSGHSIIAILSHLWSCRSIPAVDAYEPYFNIVIGNPKQKVDLMLVPKNDTKSSSTDKSIAVVDLSAFKMSDNSVDDVVDYYFQLQRAVPRVDPVFTFIHEIADERSGAYQQIEKKILAEVPSRKWP is encoded by the coding sequence ATGCGATTTTTAACAAATAAAAATATAGAGCAGGGTGTTTCTGCAAAATATGATCGTAAAAATAGATTTGTTGTAAAGCGCTATAAAACAAAAGCAGGCTCTTTTGTCTATTTACTCACCAATAGCAGTAATAATGATCGCTTAGCTATTCCACATTATCTCATGGATAGGTTTAGAGCCCTTTTAGTAAAGCTACATAAAAAAATGGAGAGTGTAGCTGCTCAAGACATCGAAATCGATGAAAAATTATATTTTAAGGATACAGAGTACTATCGTTTTGAATATACAGCCAATACATTAGAACACTTAACTATTGTTGATCTGAATAGTGCAGGTCGTTTTAATATTTATAGAGAAGCTGTTAATACAGTGGTTGAGCTGTTATACGATGCTGGGTTGGATCACCCAAATGGTGTCTTTGATAGGATTATTGATTATCATAAACTGTTTCAATTCACTTTTAATGAAGGAAGTGAAAGTATAACCAGTGGTTTATCCGTTCGGCGTAATACACTGATTGAAATGGGGGATTATATTCCTCTTGAAAAGGATGCACAAAATCATGTGATTTCTGTTACAACAGATCCTACTTCATTTGAAAATGGTTTAACTCAAAAAAATAGTGGGATTAAAAAAACGGCAGATACTAAAAACTTAGAATTTAAAAGAAAGCTAGGTGAACGTAATACCGAGGAAAACCACACTGTAGATTATGATACACTATTTGGGGCATCCTCTGCCAAGAAGGCCAAGCGTCCAGTAAAAAATAAGGCAAGACTACCTTCTGTTAAGATAACCAAGACAAGCTGTCCATTACCATTATTGGCTGGTGATATTAAATCGCATACAGCGAAAGTCTATAAGTGTGAGTTAACATCAGAGGATGCATCATCCCTAAGAAAAGGTGTGCTGGCTGATCGAGATGCAGAGCATCTACTGGGTTTTGAAATATTTACTGCTATTTTTAAGAAAAATGGAAAACTAAAAAGTTTTAGCTTTCCTCTTTATTATATGAATGTAAAGGTTGAAGAGTCTGGACGATTTTTACATGTCTACCCTCCTGAAAATGGTGATGTGTATCTTAACCATCTTAGTTTATCAGTATTTATTGAAAATTTTTCAGACTCCAAAAAGAGTGAGCCGCTTGATTCATTTTTTAATACACTGCTTTCTCAGAAAATAGAGATTGATAAAAAACTTCATAATATATCTATTCGTCGCCAACTGCCCTATAGTGAAGATGTCTTTCGACAAACTCGTGAAATATTAATAGGTAAAAGAGGAGAAAATGGTAAGGGAGGGATTATTGAAAATCTCAATATTATTGGTATTGAGTGTGATTTAGGCTCAGTGGTGTTATATAGGGCTGAACGTAATCCATCACCTTTAACAAGGGCGCTAGACCTAGATTTGAAGAAGATTCAACGTACTGCTCATGAATATCCTCATAGGTTTTATGCTTCCTTATTAGGTAAATTTCTTAATCCTGAACTGAAAACTAATAATATAAATGTAGAAGAATTTTGCTCTACTCCTCTTAGTCCAGGAACTTTGACTAAGTCCTCGAAGGCATTAATTCAAAATTTGAATGACCATAACTTTGTCTTACTTGAAGGTCCACCTGGAACAGGTAAAACGTTTACCATTAGAAATCTGTTGATACACTGCTTAAATTCTAATAAAAAACTATTAATTGTAAGCGATCAGCAAGCAGCAATTCATGCACTTAATGAAAAAATACAAGAGTATTTGGTGGGTAAGGACGTTGCATCTGTAACAGCAGTAAAAACGATGAACTTATGGAAAAGTGCAATTAAGGTTATTGATGAAGTTCCTTCAAGCACTGATGATCTTGGACTGTGGATAAATAAACTTTCAAAAATGTTGGCAATGGATCTGTCCCGTGAGCAGGATTGGCCACATGATAACCCTAAAATATTAGAAGATATTCGAAAGTTGGATGCAGAATACCAGGAGGTAAAGGAAAATATAGGGAGAGTATTGAATAAAAGCTTCGAGCTGGTAAATCGTAAAAGCCAAATTATACCTAAAAATCTCCATCCAAGTAATCATGATGATATATCTGATTTAACAGCATTTTTAACATTTATTGGATCAGGTGATCTTTCTAAAGCCAATAAGTCGGTAAGCTATCGAAAACATTTGGCATTAGCTAGTAAGTTTATAGAACTACGGCGGGAAATGCTGAACAGCAATTATGCATCATGCTATCCAGACTTTGAGTTTAGGATGGAGAGTATTAATGAGCTGGAATCTGTAGTTTCAGGCCATATCAATATTTTGCAGCTACTTATTAAAGAAAAACCTAAAACCGAAGATGAGTTTTTCAATTTATTTCAAACTGAAGTAGAGTCATATATTAACTCTTTTTTAGTTGACTACTGGACAAAGTGTTTTGGTGCCATATCAACCGGCTCAGTTACCTTAAAAATACAAGCTGTTTTGAAGCATCCCTGTATCAGTGTTTGGAAAAGCCTTTTAAAACAGCTATTGTTTCATCAAGATTTCATCACTATAGTTAAAAGTTGTGAAAACCCTGATCAGGTATTACGACAATTTAATCAGATACATCATTTTCTTGATCCAAACCAAGTAGAGGTTGAACACTGCTTAGCATTTGATATATGTCAGTACTTTTTAAGTGGATATAGGGAAGTTTCAATAAATTATCAACTTGAACAGTTGACAAAAATTCAGCAAAAAAGAGATATGCTGATAAAGGAAATGTGTCTACTTAAGCTGACTAGTATATCAAAAAAAGCTATTGCGAATAGGCAAAATAGTACTAATAGAGCAACTAAAATTATTAATTTGGTTGAATCTCTGAAGTCATGTAATACAATCGATACAGGGAGTGGCGCTTCAATTCTTAAGGAGCTTCAAGAAGAACTTTGGGAGTGTTTCCCAATTTGGATTTGTCGAAAACAAGCTGTTCCATTTTTATTTCCATCTAAAGAAAATATGATTGATTTAGTGGTAGTAGATGAAGCAGGGCAATGTCGAGTTGATGATGCTTTACCTTTGTTATATCGTGCTAAAAAACTAATGGTGGTTGGCGATGATAAGCAAACTGTATTTAATAAAAACTCCATTATAGATGACTATTTATTTCGTGAAGCTGAGTTAGAAGAGCACTTGCGAAGTATTCAAGCTAGAGGTGTTAAGGGAGGGGGATCAAACCTTTTTGAATTAGTTAAATCCATTAAACAAGGGGGGGTATTGTTAGATGAGCACTATCGATGTCCACCTGCAATAATTGCTTATTCAAACGAGTATGTTTATAACAATGATTTGAAAATAATGCAGTGGCAACTTCCCAGCTCAACTCCTTCAGTTGTTGTCGACTATGGTGAGAAAATTGCCACCAGTAATAAAAAGACAACTAACTGGAAATATAAAGGGATCGAAGTCGAAATGGTTGATCGATTTTTTAGCTATATTGTTAAAACAATAAAGAAAATCGAAAAGGAAACTAAACGGACAATAAATGTAGAAACCGATGTAGCAATTTGCTATTTTCTTTTGAAAAATGAACCATATATTAAAGATAATAAATCCAAGCTACTGGTAAAACTAGACAGGGGGCGTGATGTGCTGGATGGAGCAGGTGCAGCGCTGCAGGGTAAAGAAAGAGATTATATATTTTATTATTGGGATATTAGCAGTTCCAACCTGGCTTCTTTCCGGCAAGGGGATGACCCCGACAAACGCAAAGGAGAACTCAATGTATTGATGAGTAGGCCTAAGGTCAGAGCTTATCATTATTTACATCGGAACTTTGAAACACTAAATCATGGCTCAACAACCATAACCAATTATTTGTGGAACACTTATCGTTCACAAAATAAAAGGAGCACTAAAGTTCGCTCTAATAATAACTATATTTGGACAGATAGTACGAGTGGACATTCAATCATTGCTATTCTTTCACATTTATGGAGCTGTCGTTCTATTCCAGCAGTTGATGCCTATGAACCTTATTTTAATATTGTTATTGGTAATCCAAAACAAAAAGTTGATCTTATGCTAGTTCCCAAAAATGATACAAAATCTAGTTCAACTGATAAATCAATTGCTGTAGTTGATTTAAGCGCTTTTAAGATGAGTGACAACTCTGTAGATGATGTCGTTGATTATTACTTTCAGCTACAGCGAGCGGTTCCACGCGTAGATCCAGTATTTACTTTTATTCATGAAATAGCTGATGAACGATCTGGCGCTTACCAACAAATTGAAAAGAAGATACTGGCTGAGGTGCCTAGCCGAAAATGGCCCTAA
- a CDS encoding MmgE/PrpD family protein — protein sequence MYLYQFIRQLQFSDIPDHTRQIVSHSLLDIIGIAAGASHNQTAQQIKNYAIKHYTPTHLYSRLLFDGRPVHPLGAAWAGGFIVDSLDAHEGHFTSKGHAGATIVPALIALADAYCNQGQQISGSELLAAITIGYETALRAGIALMNSTAEYHASGAFSGIGVVCGGARLLNLNEQQFRHALGIAEYFGPRCPMMRLVDFPSMLRDAHGAGAYAGINALLLAQEGITGAPAETVAMKNVQHYWDDLGKRWEIDAQYFKPWPVCRWAQPALTAITTLMNQHPEINANNIETIRIETFHESMRLQGHFPANADEAQYSLAFPVAALISRGQLGPTEVTGDAIYAEDILAISRRIEIIEADDLSACFPEAMLSRVHILLKNGHQYSSPNTPAKGDPATAMTTAEFHDKFQLLAASQLPQSRINAIKETVTNLEQAKDCRSLLRQILTP from the coding sequence ATGTATCTATATCAATTTATACGTCAATTGCAATTTAGCGATATTCCTGATCATACACGGCAAATTGTCAGTCATTCATTGTTGGATATTATTGGCATCGCTGCTGGTGCTAGTCACAACCAAACCGCTCAACAAATAAAAAACTATGCGATAAAACACTATACCCCTACTCACCTTTACTCTCGCTTATTATTTGATGGCCGCCCCGTTCACCCATTAGGGGCTGCCTGGGCAGGTGGTTTTATCGTTGATAGTTTGGATGCCCATGAAGGTCATTTCACCTCGAAAGGCCATGCCGGGGCAACAATAGTACCTGCTCTAATAGCCTTAGCAGATGCCTACTGTAATCAAGGGCAGCAAATCAGCGGAAGTGAATTACTCGCAGCAATTACCATTGGATATGAAACAGCACTACGGGCAGGCATTGCACTAATGAATAGCACAGCGGAATACCATGCTTCCGGTGCTTTTTCAGGTATAGGGGTTGTCTGCGGTGGTGCCCGCTTACTGAATTTAAATGAACAACAGTTTCGGCATGCCCTGGGTATTGCTGAATATTTCGGCCCCCGTTGCCCAATGATGCGACTAGTTGATTTCCCCTCAATGTTACGCGATGCCCACGGTGCCGGTGCTTATGCAGGAATCAATGCATTACTGCTAGCACAAGAAGGTATAACTGGTGCCCCAGCAGAAACGGTAGCCATGAAAAATGTACAACACTACTGGGATGATTTAGGCAAACGCTGGGAAATAGATGCCCAGTATTTTAAACCCTGGCCTGTCTGTCGCTGGGCACAACCTGCTTTAACTGCCATCACTACCTTGATGAATCAGCATCCTGAAATAAATGCCAATAATATTGAAACTATCCGTATCGAAACGTTTCATGAATCTATGCGTTTACAAGGGCATTTTCCAGCCAATGCAGATGAAGCCCAATATAGCCTGGCGTTTCCTGTCGCCGCATTAATCAGTCGAGGTCAGCTGGGCCCAACTGAAGTAACTGGCGATGCTATTTATGCTGAAGATATTTTAGCTATCAGTCGTCGTATTGAAATTATCGAAGCAGATGATCTATCCGCATGTTTTCCAGAAGCAATGCTGTCACGCGTGCATATTTTGCTAAAAAACGGCCATCAATACAGCAGCCCAAATACACCCGCCAAAGGCGATCCAGCCACAGCAATGACCACCGCAGAGTTTCATGACAAATTCCAGTTGCTAGCAGCAAGCCAACTCCCACAATCTCGCATTAATGCCATTAAAGAAACTGTTACCAACCTGGAACAGGCCAAAGATTGCAGAAGTTTATTGCGGCAAATTCTAACTCCTTAG